AGATCGATCCAGGAGATTTTATTTTAGTTTAATAGAATTACCCGCCAGAAACCGGGGTTCTCAAAGAGGTCCGGTTTCTCGTATTCTATGCTAGTGTATAGGATGAATAAAATAATGAACAAAGTTATGGAAAACAATCCCGCAGGAACTCTAATTGAAATCGATCCAATGCTCCTGCAAGAAGCTCTTGCGTTGAGTAAATCTCCTACACCTACTGAGTTACTTGAAGCTGCTTTACAAGAGTATATTCAAAGCCGAAGACAACTGAAAGTTGTTGAGCTGTTTGGGACGATTGATTATGATCAAGAGTATAACTATAAGCAACAGCGACAAATCTGATGAAGGCTCTGGTTGATACTTCAGTGTGGTCACTGGTATTGCGATGCAACACAACGAATAAAGTGAATGAAGCCGCTACCATTTTACAGGATTTAATTGCAGATGGACGAGTGGTCTTAGTGGGAGCAATTCGTCAGGAAATCCTTTCCGGGATACGCTACAAGGAACAGTTTAATCAATTGAAAGAGTATCTTCGCACTTTTCCAGATTTAGAGCTAACCCCTGAAGATTATGAGTTGGCCGCAGAGTTCTTTAATAGCTGTCGCAGCAAAGGTATTCAGGGTTCAAATACTGACTTTCTGCTCTGTGCTGCTGCTCATCGCTGTGGGTATAGTATTTTCACAACAGATAAGGATTTTGAGAATTTTCGACAATACATTCCCATTGTATTAGTAGATCGTAACCTCAATGACGTTATACATTTTGGACAGCGATCATTTGAGTCTCTATCAACGAGGTGATAAACCTCTAAGCCAGCGACTAGTGACGATTCAGGCTAATCTAATTGCCATCACTGTAATTAGTGTTGAAGAATTAATCCGAGGTCGTTTGGCACAAATTCGCAAAGCCAATAAACCTCAAGAACGGGTGTCTTCCTATTACTGGTTTACTAAGACAATCGAATTTTTACAAGATTTTACCTCGTATGGTCTCTCAGACGAACACCCTACCGATCGCGTTAAATCGGATTATTTGGAAATAGTTTTAAAATGTAGGGTGGGCAGACACTGCTCGCCCTATCTTTGCTAATGGCGATCGCCCAATCCCCTCAGAAAAGATTGTCGGGCTGCTAAAATATCGGTAATACCCATACACTCTTCTAATAAGCGCAAATTGAGAGTGGGTAAACATTGACTATCCTCGGCGCGATCGTATCCACTCAAATCCGATCGCAGCACGTAGAGCGAAAGGCGATCGTTTTGCCAAAACCAAACTTCTGGGATACTGAATCTACGGTACTTTTCCAATTTATCAATGCCACCGCTTCCCACACTTATGAACGCACCTTTCTTTCCCCAAGTTTCCGTTATTGTGCCGGTGTATAACGGTGAGGAGGACTTACCGGAATTGTTACAGGGGTTTCGGAACCAGACTTATCCAAACAATCGCCTAGAATACCTGATTGTCGATAATGGTAGCAGCGATCGCACCTCGGAAATTCTCCAAGCTGCCGACTTACCCAACCTCAAACCCCTGAGTCAAACCGAGATCCAAAGTTCCTATGCAGCGCGAAACTTGGGCATCAAAACCGCTCAGTATGAGATTCTCGCCTTTACGGATGCCGACTGTCGTCCCCAACCGGAATGGTTAGCGAACCTGGTTAAACCGTTTGCCAAGCCAGACATTGGGTTATCGGTGGGCGAAATTATCGCGCTTCCCGGTAACACTCTACTGGAACAACACGCTGATCGCCAAGAAACCCTCTCCCAAAAACATACCCTCGCGAACCCCTTCTGTCCCTATGGACAAACAGCCAACTTAGCAGTGCGTCGCTCTATTTTCGATCGAGTGGGACTGTTTCGTCCCTATTTAACCACAGGAGGAGATGCAGATATCTGTTGGCGTATTTTGCGCGAAACTGACTGGAAATACGAATTTGTCCCCGATGCAACCGTTAAACATCGCCACCGTCGCACCCTCAAAGAGCTGCAAAAACAATGGTATCGCTATGGAAAATCGAACCGCTATTTACATCAACTCCATGGCGTAGACTTGATGCGTTCCCTAACGCTCAAAGAAACCCTCTATCGGATGACACGCTGGATGGTTAAAGAAGTCCCCCTCACCAGCGCCAAAATGCTCTTAGGGAAGGCCGATATTGTAGACTTAGTGAAGACTCCTTTAGGGTTGTACATGTTCCAAGCCAGAACTCAAGGGCAAACATTTTCCGATCTGCCGGAAAATGCCCGCTATATCGAACCCCTCACCCCTAACTCCTAAACTATGCGTTCATATACCCTATTAGCGTGCGCGAAAATTAATTTATATCTGGAGATTGTCGGCGATCGCGCCGATGGTTATCATGAATTAGCGATGATTATGCAAAGTGTGGGTTTGTGCGATCGCCTGCAAATCGAACCCTCTGGTACAGATATCATCCGCATCACCTGTAACCATCCCGATGTTCCCAGTGACTCTAGTAACTTAGCCTATCGTGCAGCGGAGTTAATGTGTTCCGAGTTTCCCGAAGCCTTCGCCCAATATGGAGGTGTGAATATTAGCATTGATAAACACATTCCCGTCGCTGCTGGGTTAGCCGGAGGATCGAGTAATGCGGCGGCTGTATTGGTGGGGATGGATTTGTTATGGAATTTGGGCTTAACTCAGGGAGAATGCGAACGGTTAGGAGAGCAGTTGGGGTCAGATGTGCCGTTTTGCGTTCGAGGGGGAACAGCTTTAGCTACGGGACGGGGAGAAAAATTATCCCCTCTGCCGGATCTAGATCAATTGTATGTGGTGTTGGCCAAGTATGAAAGCGTGAAGATTTCCACCGCTTGGGCGTATAAAACCTATCGCAACATCGATGAAGAGTCCTATATTCGCGACCCAGAACATATTGAAGCCTATGGTCAAAAAGTTCATTCCGGGCCGATAGTGAGGGCGATCGCCAGCAAGAATCATGCTATCATTACCGAAGAATTGCGGAATGATTTTGAAAAAATTGTTTTACCCGAATATCCCCAACTCGTCGCGCTCAAACAACGGTTTATAGAAGCCGGGGCACTGGGTACACTCATGTCGGGTTCAGGGTCTACCATATTTGCCCTTACCGAATCTCAAGCGGAAGCTGACCGAATTAAAAGCGACATCGAACAACAATTAAATGACCCCGATCTCAACTTATGGGTCGCTCAGTTTTCACCAACAGGCATTAAAGTGAGTGACTAATAGATACTCTAGCAATCATGATCAATCATAACGAATCAATTTCTGAACAGACGAGTAAACCGGCTATTTCTGCCAATGTTACCCCAGTGCGCTGTTTAACCGGCGCTCTGATGAGTGGGGCGATTACCTCATTTCTCTATTTCCTCTCCATGTCCATTATTGAGACATTTGCCAATAAGCCGCTCGCGACAAAAAATGCGATCGCTTTAAATATTGGTGCAGCCGTCCGCACCCTCGTCATGGGCATGGGATTATTAGCGACTGGTGTATTTGCTCTGACTACAGTCGGATTGTTAGCTCTAGCCATTCAACTCAGCGTTCGCAAAAGCACTGTCAATTAATCCCCGCTTGAACGAAAAAGAATGCACTATTCTATATGAAACAGTCCACTACTAGAACTATCTGCTCCAGCTTTTATAGCGCTTCGCGAAGCGTGTGTTTACAATAATCTGTAGGGACTTTCTGGCCGGAAAGCCCCTACATGCGCCCTTATCTGTCAAGACTATAGCGCGCAGCGCTATACTATTCGCTGATCAGAACAAGAGGCTCTTTCTGGGGAATTTTTATCGTAATTTCCAGAGTTCCCCCTAATGCATTTACCACCTCCTGAAGTGTATTTAACTCCAGACATTCCCTACTTTCTAGTTTTGCTTTTCCGGGATGCGCTTCGGTAAAATATTGCTCTAACTCTTCCTCCAACAATCCTAACTTCTCTTGCAGATACTGGAAAGTCAGTTCTTCAAGATAAATTTTATTCGCTCTAGCTTTAATCCATTCCTGTCGTTCTGGAGAAAGTTTTGCTAACTCTGACGATAACGTTGTATAGTCTTTCATTATTCTTCTTCCTTCAGTTTTTCAAGATAGTTTTCATAACGTTGCTCTGCTATAGGAATATTTTCCTTATACCATTGCTTGTTACCCGTTTTATTGCCGCCAACCAGTAAAATAGCTTATCGTTCCGGGTCGAACGCAAATAAAATCCGCCAAGGGTCTCCTTTATATTGAATACAAAGCTCTTTGAGATTCTTAATTGAAGAGACTTCAAGAGTATCAACTCTCGGTCTGCCCAAAGACGGGCCGAATTTCATCAACAGAGTTAAAACTGAAAAGACTTCATCTTGGAGTTCTTGTGCCTGTTGATAAAACCAGAGCTTAAAATCGGGATCGAATATAACAGTCCATTTCATAAACTATAACTCAACTCGCAGCAAAGTCAGTAAACTTCCGTTTATATTGAGATTATCGTTGGAGTTTTGCGGCAATTCCTTCTAAAGATAACGCTTGAGGGGGAGGAATTGTACAGACGGAACTGTTGCCATAACTATACTCAGGATCGTGAATCATGGCTAGAGTTTGATAGATATGGAAACGGTTAATTTCTTCCGGTAAAGTTAAGCCGAATTCTTTTAAACAATCCGCTAATTTGAATTGGTAGAAAAATATTTTTTCGCCCTTCGGTCGCTCAAAAAATCCCCAATTAAGTGCCATCCCAACTGCGGCACGATAGGGATCATTTTTCAATTTACCAAGGTTACGGGGCAGATCTTCAGGACTAATTGTATTTCCGGGGGTTCCTAGATAGGTATAGTTATTGGTTTTCATCGCTGACCAAAAATCCGGTTTATTTCGCCAATCTTGAATGATTTCGATGTTTACCCTAATATCGGGATCGCCCTGATAATATTCCCAAATTGAACTCATGGTGTGGTGAGAGTCAACCATATAAAATTGATTCCCCGGGCCTAAAACAACCGGTACTTTGCGCTGATTTACATAGTTTTCAACCGTTGCATATTCAGAAGATTCTCCGCGATCAATAACCTTTAAAACCGCGACCTGATATTGCACTTGATACTTACCCACCACGGGTTGTGTGGGATGCAAATCGGCGATCGCGATCTGGCATTCCAGAGTCGTTCTCAGTTGAGGAGGACGGGAGGGACAAGGGGGAATTCTAGCGTCTGCGGATGGAGGAAGAACGATCGATAAACCCAAAACGACTAGAGTCAGGCAGAAGAGCCAGAA
This sequence is a window from Roseofilum reptotaenium CS-1145. Protein-coding genes within it:
- a CDS encoding type II toxin-antitoxin system VapB family antitoxin, coding for MNKVMENNPAGTLIEIDPMLLQEALALSKSPTPTELLEAALQEYIQSRRQLKVVELFGTIDYDQEYNYKQQRQI
- the vapC gene encoding type II toxin-antitoxin system VapC family toxin gives rise to the protein MKALVDTSVWSLVLRCNTTNKVNEAATILQDLIADGRVVLVGAIRQEILSGIRYKEQFNQLKEYLRTFPDLELTPEDYELAAEFFNSCRSKGIQGSNTDFLLCAAAHRCGYSIFTTDKDFENFRQYIPIVLVDRNLNDVIHFGQRSFESLSTR
- a CDS encoding glycosyltransferase gives rise to the protein MNAPFFPQVSVIVPVYNGEEDLPELLQGFRNQTYPNNRLEYLIVDNGSSDRTSEILQAADLPNLKPLSQTEIQSSYAARNLGIKTAQYEILAFTDADCRPQPEWLANLVKPFAKPDIGLSVGEIIALPGNTLLEQHADRQETLSQKHTLANPFCPYGQTANLAVRRSIFDRVGLFRPYLTTGGDADICWRILRETDWKYEFVPDATVKHRHRRTLKELQKQWYRYGKSNRYLHQLHGVDLMRSLTLKETLYRMTRWMVKEVPLTSAKMLLGKADIVDLVKTPLGLYMFQARTQGQTFSDLPENARYIEPLTPNS
- the ispE gene encoding 4-(cytidine 5'-diphospho)-2-C-methyl-D-erythritol kinase, with product MRSYTLLACAKINLYLEIVGDRADGYHELAMIMQSVGLCDRLQIEPSGTDIIRITCNHPDVPSDSSNLAYRAAELMCSEFPEAFAQYGGVNISIDKHIPVAAGLAGGSSNAAAVLVGMDLLWNLGLTQGECERLGEQLGSDVPFCVRGGTALATGRGEKLSPLPDLDQLYVVLAKYESVKISTAWAYKTYRNIDEESYIRDPEHIEAYGQKVHSGPIVRAIASKNHAIITEELRNDFEKIVLPEYPQLVALKQRFIEAGALGTLMSGSGSTIFALTESQAEADRIKSDIEQQLNDPDLNLWVAQFSPTGIKVSD
- a CDS encoding DUF3082 domain-containing protein, producing the protein MINHNESISEQTSKPAISANVTPVRCLTGALMSGAITSFLYFLSMSIIETFANKPLATKNAIALNIGAAVRTLVMGMGLLATGVFALTTVGLLALAIQLSVRKSTVN
- a CDS encoding XRE family transcriptional regulator; this encodes MKDYTTLSSELAKLSPERQEWIKARANKIYLEELTFQYLQEKLGLLEEELEQYFTEAHPGKAKLESRECLELNTLQEVVNALGGTLEITIKIPQKEPLVLISE
- a CDS encoding ParB/Srx family N-terminal domain-containing protein; this encodes MQKFWLFCLTLVVLGLSIVLPPSADARIPPCPSRPPQLRTTLECQIAIADLHPTQPVVGKYQVQYQVAVLKVIDRGESSEYATVENYVNQRKVPVVLGPGNQFYMVDSHHTMSSIWEYYQGDPDIRVNIEIIQDWRNKPDFWSAMKTNNYTYLGTPGNTISPEDLPRNLGKLKNDPYRAAVGMALNWGFFERPKGEKIFFYQFKLADCLKEFGLTLPEEINRFHIYQTLAMIHDPEYSYGNSSVCTIPPPQALSLEGIAAKLQR